In Antedon mediterranea chromosome 10, ecAntMedi1.1, whole genome shotgun sequence, one genomic interval encodes:
- the LOC140060344 gene encoding netrin receptor UNC5B-b-like has protein sequence MEEDYNQTDVTPYFTPYSCANCECCLAVEGSGIVLLVSCVLIAFFLFAVLPPLIAIFHRRRKSRPHKENSESQIQDLNDLETVELNSNVLQRETGNVNEGYLYVETECEIINKDSAFRTCIEKAEVWKSALTSTNYDQNAFCLPYFRAGIFDKRGGSLTFEEAGITLLIPPGAIQQPTPQLIYIYLHNGNQNSLGITSNMMATSPVVFCGPSGMKFNERVLLSYQHCANIINNNVELITLRTETEPDQIPNFYNLSDDNDSLTLVKGNTVTLMLPHFTGHTTVVQCEQESVPIVQEKWLDLMLFSSQMQEDEYYLQVRLYCSNQTPDARYLILEDERLLNGSMCSPTTPFLFAHVSDLTVLLNPEGDWTVTGGKTKQVISRKCLIENVRVPCVYLLEYDKDKMVTSTKCRVHVTQDEREESHGKIIDVLVKTQKSAEPEKVPNTRLVRRRLLLPYPLRESIRKKLDVPNTLGKDWKHLAYSIGYDDCIHQWEDQLRKGLIFSPTNELLNIWESTRSGDEKHDLEEILEIFKNMERLDVLSDITSLNLTV, from the exons ATGGAGGAAGATTACAATCAAACAGATGTCACACCTTATTTCACACCTTATTCGTGTGCCAACTGTGAGTGCTGCTTAGCCGTAGAAGGTAGTGGTATAGTTCTACTCGTGTCATGTGTTCTGATTGCTTTTTTTCTTTTCGCTGTTCTACCACCGTTGATAG CAATTTTCCATCGCAGACGTAAATCTAGACCTCATAAAGAGAATTCTGAGTCACAAATACAAGATTTAAATGATTTGGAAACAGTTGAACTCAATAGCAATGTTCTTCAAAGAGAAACGGGCAATGTCAACGAAGGATATCTATACGTTGAGACAGAAtgtgaaattattaataaagataGTGCCTTTAGAACATGTATTGAGAAAGCAGAAGTTTGGAAAAGTGCTTTAACTTCTACGAATTATGACCAGAACGCGTTCTGCCTTCCGTATTTTCGAGCTGGTATTTTTGACAAACGTGGTGGTTCGTTAACGTTTGAAGAAGCGGGTATAACCTTGTTGATACCACCCGGTGCCATTCAGCAACCAACACCTCAgttaatatacatatatttacaCAATGGAAACCAGAATAGTTTAGGGATAACTTCGAATATGATGGCAACAAGCCCGGTTGTATTCTGTGGTCCTTCTGGAATGAAGTTTAACGAAAGAGTATTACTGTCGTATCAACACTGTGCCAACATTATAAACAACAATGTTGAATTGATTACGCTGCGAACAGAAACAGAACCAGATCAAATTCCAAATTTCTATAACCTCTCTGACGACAATGATTCATTAACGCTAGTTAAAGGGAACACAGTGACTCTGATGCTGCCTCACTTTACTGGACACactactgtagtacagtgtgAACAAGAATCTGTACCTATTGTCCAAGAAAAGTGGCTTGATCTGATGTTGTTTTCGTCACAAATGCAGGAAGATGAGTATTACTTACAGGTTCGTCTGTATTGCTCCAACCAAACTCCTGATGCTAGATat CTCATTTTGGAAGATGAACGTCTTCTCAACGGTTCCATGTGCTCGCCTACAACCCCGTTCCTGTTTGCGCATGTCAGTGACTTAACTGTTCTCTTAAACCCTGAAGGTGATTGGACAGTGACTGGAGGTAAAACCAAACAG GTAATTTCAAGGAAATGTTTAATTGAAAATGTGCGAGTTCCATGTGTATATCTACTTGAGTACGATAAAGATAAAATGGTGACGTCAACGAAATGTCGTGTACACGTGACTCAAGATGAGCGTGAAGAATCGCATGGTAAAATTATCGATGTACTAGTAAAAACGCAG AAATCTGCTGAACCTGAAAAAGTTCCAAATACTAGACTCGTTCGTAGACGTCTTCTGTTGCCCTACCCTTTACGGGAAAGCATCCGAAAGAAGCTGGACGTGCCTAACACACTCGGAAAAGACTGGAAACACCTAGCCTACTCCATTGGTTACGACGACTGCATTCACCAATGGGAGGATCAGCTTCGTAAAGGTCTGATTTTTAGTCCGACCAATGAGCTGCTTAATATCTGGGAATCTACAAGGTCTGGTGATGAAAAGCATGATCTTGAAGAAATTCTAGAAATATTCAAAAACATGGAAAGATTAGATGTTTTATCAGATATAACATCTTTGAACTTAACTGTGTAG
- the LOC140061340 gene encoding CUB and zona pellucida-like domain-containing protein 1, whose product MVLFVDSCKATPNPDPDAQPKYDLIKNSCGVDSTVSFDGKSAYGDLSHAFFSFETFGFSGEYSTVFVHCLLSICNDSDWRCSRNCNQRQRRDVTVPNKLSDSISIELGPLVLKRPDTNSNIELEAKESKSKRIFPAIPATLMVLSLIVFTIGCIVFITGLRKHSGLSYQKLENHVEDVM is encoded by the exons ATGGTTCTGTTTGTCGATTCGTGCAAAGCCACACCAAACCCAGACCCTGATGCTCAGCCTAAATATGACTTAATTAAAAATAG TTGTGGTGTAGACTCGACTGTCAGTTTTGATGGAAAATCAGCTTACGGAGATTTATCTCATGCATTCTTTTCGTTTGAAACGTTTGGCTTCAGCGGCGAATACTCAACG GTGTTTGTTCATTGTCTATTGTCCATCTGCAATGATAGTGATTGGAGATGCTCTAGAAACTGTAACCAACGACAACGCCGTGACGTCACTGTACCAAATAAATTGTCTGATAGCATTTCAATTGAACTTGGACCTTTGGTGTTAAAACGGCCAGATACAAATTCAAACATTGAACTCGAAGCTAAAG agtCAAAATCAAAGAGAATATTTCCCGCAATTCCAGCAACGCTAATGGTCCTAAGTCTGATTGTCTTCACAATAGGatgtattgttttcattacTGGCTTAAGGAAGCATAGTGGCCTTTCATACCAGAAACTGGAGAACCACGTGGAAGATGTGATGTGA